A region of the Paramormyrops kingsleyae isolate MSU_618 chromosome 6, PKINGS_0.4, whole genome shotgun sequence genome:
tagaacaaaaacacaagagAGAAAGAGTTCAATGTAGAGAAACTTCACTCTGTAAGTGACTTGCATGGTGTTAATGTTTAGCACAAAATAAGCTTTGGGGGGgagtggatggggggggggaaatgcgTTGTATATACTTTTAAATTCTGCTATGTGCTGCTGAGGAATTTGTGCATTGTCTATTTTGTCAGCGTTTGTGTGTACGACTGAACATCCCTTGTTTTATTTAAGAAAAGGAAAGTAGTATCAACGGTTGTTCAAAGTGCAAATATTACTCGTGATGTTGATAAATGTTCTGCTACAAgaagcattttaaaataaagccgttttatatgcacatatacatCCCGAATTGTCCTGAATGCTGTTTGGCTAACAGATCATAGCCTCTACAATAGCCGTCTGTGTTCACCAAGAATAAGACACGGCACAGGGTTGCTTCCTCCACATGTACGCTGCCTGTGCTTAACTGCGTTATTCATAGGGTGTCGTCTGACACAGATCAGCAGTTCTCAGGGAGCACAGAGCTTTTGTTCAAATAATAGCATTTCAAAGGAGCACACATCAATGAACGAGTATAAAATTACAGCAGCATGTTTTTGTTTCCGTTATGAGATCAAAAGGTAGACGAAACGTTATAATGTGGATTGTACAGTGTGTGCATCTTCAGGAAGACTGACTCCATTATAGCAGGCTGTTCCCTTCCTGACTGCTACAGGAATTATTCACATAGGGGAAAAATTATCTTGAATTCCAACTGTAGACTTTTAAGTCATGGGGTCAGTGTATGAGATTCTTCTGTAAAAATTTAAAGGCACGAGCCAAATGACAAACTATTATATGTGCATAGCTGAAGACTAATTATTCAAGGCAACATAGAAAGATAAAATTCTATTTCAAGTTTTCAAAAGGCCAAACTACATCTAACAAAAGCAACATTCCTGGCTTAAGGTAATGGACAGCTACTCCAGACCAAAGCTCATGGAGAAACCAGTGGCCTGTTCTACGAAGCGGGGGGAAGTCCATTTAAAAAGGGGGGGCGGCAAGGCTACAGGGAGATACAAAGAATAGATGACCTGTTTGGGGACAGGGAAGTAGTAGTGAAGGAACTTACAACTGCTTCCTTTTATGCTAGATCTGAATATCATAACAGAGTTAATGATGTGTACAGACACAGCATCTTCTGATTTTTAAGGTTCACTTGTTTTTTACACCGTTACTTGGGTGACATGAGTCTGCAACTCCGAGCAGGCAGTAGTGACAGGAGCCAAATGAGGAGCCAATTTCCTAAAACAATACTGAACCTTTATTTTTCTAACAAGGAGAAAGGGAACTAAGGGCAACATCAAAAAGAAGCtttatacacaaacacacaaccgCGTGTCTGCATTTTTATCAATACCATATTAtcaataataacaacaaactATCGGAACCCATAAGAAACCAAGGGTGTGGAGAAAATGTGAAGCTTACAACAACTTGAGCGAATAAGAAAAGGAGGCAGAGAGGAACAAGGACGGGGGATTGGAGGGATAAAAGAAAAGATGACCTGTTGAGAGTGAAGTAGCACCAAGGAACTTACAATCGTTTCCTTTTATTCTCAGTATGTCCTTCAGAAGCACGATCCATTACAAACTGCCCCTGGGAACAGGGTACCAGGTAGAAAATTAGCAAGTTGCGAACATGGTATATTTCAGATACTGtcgttcaaaaaaaaaaaaaaaaaagtattcacAAAGAGACTGGGATGTGCTGTGCTCTAAGGGGTCTGATAGAAAACGATCCCACTCGCACCGGCTCCGGATGCAAACCGGGATGAGAATCCGGCAAGAGGTGAAGAGGAGTGCAGGACTGTGCCGTGAGAGCAGGAGCGGGTAGGTTTGACCGAGAGCCGTGGCGGCCCGGCGGGCCGGGGGAGGACGACGGCGAGCTCGGAGAGGCGGAGAGCGGGAGTGTACAAGTGAACAACAAAAGCAGAAACTCGTCAATGTAAGAGGACCGACAAACTGGGGATAATGCCAAGGTGTGTCCGGCCAGAGCCCTCCCATCATCGGCTGCCATTTCATCCCCCCGCCAAGTGTGACAGACCCTCTGTTGGGTCCTCCTGACTGTCCCCATCACCAACTCATCACAAGATCTGGGCggggaaaacaaagaaaacctTGTTCATTACTTTTGAAAAATACATGGTCAAAAAAAGCTGGTGAAACAATACgccagatatatatatatgtacatgcaAGATTACTATATACAGGTTTCCCCCAAttctggcagaataaatttccatgacttttccagtaCCAGAAGAAAAATTTCCAAAACCCACAAGTTTGTAAAACGAAAGTAGATACAACAGTATTTgtataaagaaaaataacaaaataaaatctaGTACCTGAAATCTTGGGTCTAACTATTGTAGTTAGACCAAAATTAACTACTGACTTCCGCTCGTACATTTCCGAAGCGGGAAACAAAACTGAACAAGGCTAGTATTCAAAACTTTCCCTCTCTAGccaagaattccaaaacttatccagggcctggaaaaattatttaaaaattccaaaacttttccaggttttccatgactGCCGGTATCCTGTATATACAACAGTCGCTTGCTGGATACGTGAAACTTCACAATACAGAGCAGCAGTTTAAGATCCCACCCAAACATCTTCAGCTCTACTAATCTCCAGATAATATCGCACATAtcgaaaacaaaaacagctttaCATACACAGCTGTATTTAATGCCATTTTATGGTTTTCTGGAAATATTCCTGATGGTTCCCCTTCAATTACAGCATTTCACTTCTTAAAACTTGGACATACAGATTATATCGCCattaaaagacaaacaaaaccAAGTCCAACTCCCAGCGTCTCCCTCCCTAAGCCTTGGTATATTAATGCCAAGCAAAGCAGGACGTAACGTGCAAATTCATAACGGATTACATCCAAAACAGCAGCAGCTGTGTAATAAACATCAGGAATAAGACATAACCTTTATtaaacccgcccccccccccccccagcgagcGCCTCACCTCAGAGCGTCTGGGAAAGTGTCTGAGGGAGCTCCGGCTTCAGAGGACGCGTTTTCTTCGACTCCGAGACATcttggggggtggtggtttgCTCCGCCTCTCCCTCACCTCTTTGGCTCTTTCGCTTCCTTTTAGAGTCCTTTGCCCGGCCGGCACGCCCGGCGCCCCCCTGCTCCTGCAACCGGATCTTCGGCAGCAGAGGGGAGCGGGAACAGCCACAGAATGGCAGGTGAAAAAGAGACGGGAGGACAACAAAGTTAAAATCTGGTTATATATGGCGTCATACTCCATAAGGTTCTCGGGGACTCCCAGAcgtccacgtttctgctccctccccctCACCAGTATGAGACTGCGCAGCGTGTGGCGGGGGGGCTCAGACGCTGCTTGCAGGAGCCGGTGGATGACTTGCGTCTGGTCCAGGGTGACCTCCAGCATGTCGCCCTCAAGCTGCAGGGCCTCCAGCTGAATTCGGGTGTCAGAGGAGAGCTCTATGACGGGACCCCTCAGACAGGGAAGCAGGGCGAGCAGGGATTCGGTGCCTGGGACGTCAAGGGGACACCCGGTGAGGGCACTCACACGGGCCGGGAGAAGAAAATCCGCATTGGGCACCATTATGGCCAGAATAGGCCAGCAGCAGTAAGCTAATGTCACCACCCGAGACTCACGCTATTTACGGAAATCACAGAAAACTTGTATCggaataaaaaattatatacaggctctgacctttgaccccattTGTGCCCCCTTTCCTGCTGTGTCCATTTTCACATTCAGCCTGTAAAGAGAACAGCCCATGAAAACAGCCTGAAACACCATCACACCCACTCAGAAAGGGAAAGATGAAGCAAGATCCTCTCACCCCCTTCCTGCGGGGGTCGTCATCCTCCGTCAGGTCTATTACGCCGTCCTCCCGGTCGCCCTTTTCCGCTCCATCAGAGTCCGACAGCACTATGACGTCATccttggccccgcccccacccccacagtcGCCCATCCCCCGCAGAGTCTCCTGGAGCGCCCGCAGCGTCTGCAGTGCTGCCCTCAGCTCGGGGCTGTCGAGCGCCTGCCTGGCACGGCCCTGCCAACCGATGGCCCTCTCCGTCAGGCACTGCAGCGCCTCGCCCTCAGGGAGCCGCACTGGAAGCTTCTGCAGCGCCACCAGCAGCGCCAGGATGGTCTCTAGCCGCGGGCGGCGTGAGCGCTGGCACAGTGGGCACAGAAAACGCGTGTCCCAGTCCCACCAGCAGAGGGAATTGGCGGGGAGCGAGAGGGAGGGAAAGGGGACACAGCCGCCATGGAACCAGTCCTGGCAGAGGTGGCAGCGGAGGatggggggtcgggggggctGCCCACACACGCAGACCTCAGGGGCGTCCGGAGGCGGCGGCTGCTCAGGAGTCTCGGTCAGGTCGATAACTGCTTTGTCCTTTCTGGAGTCCGCCAAGGGGCTGCAGGCATCCTGCTCCACGCTACCCTGCCTCCCCCTCCACCATGCCTCACTGTCGCCATTCGTGAGTCCCGGCTTGGCCAAGTTGACCTCCTGGAGCCGCTGTACGGCCTCCTTCTCCCTCCTTTCTCCTTCTTTGAAGGCAGACACCTGACAGGGGGGTGCCATGTAGCAGAGGAGCAGAAGGTGACAGGCCGTTAAACAGAGAAGCAGGAGGAGCAGAAACGCATTACGAGAGAGATGCAGACTCCAGTAAGTGGGTGATGCGGCCATATGAGTGACATTCATCACAACAGACATGAGCTTTATTCAGTTCTGGCAGTAATTCCACTCATCTTCTTACACATATAGACACAAATAAGGGACAGGCTTCTACACATAACTACGCCTTGATGACCGGCCCCACGGCCGACGGTCTGAGCCAGAGGCAGCGATATGCACAGGCGTGCAAACACTCACGATGGCAGCTGGATCCCGCAGGTCCTGCGCCGTGAGACCCAGACTGTCCGAGTCGGCTTTGGACACTCTCCCGTCGCGCCGCTGCCGCTTCCTATCCACGCAGGGACACAGCACCTACAGCACACAGCAGCCTGGTTCAGAGATGCACAGGCGGAGCAAGCTGCGTCCTCACAGCCCGCTGGCACAGACCCACCCCACCGGCCTCCCCTCGTCCCCACCTCCAGCAGGCTCTGCTGTGAGTTCTTCTTGAGGAAGGTCTTGCTGGCTTTCTCTCTCCATGAATGGGCGCTGGCCACCTGGAGCTCCAGCTGCCTGAGTTCCTCCATCTGCACGGGTAAGTCCCTGCCGATGGCCACCAGCCCCTCCAGGTCGTCCAGGCAGGGGTAGTGCTCCCCGTTCTGCGGGCGGGAGCAGAGAAGCCGCCGCCGTTCAGTGGCATGAGCGACTGCAGGCACGGCCAGCGGGAGCCAGAACGTTCCGGCGTACCTGGATCTCCTCCAAGTCGGTGACCCAGGCCCGAGCCCGGCTCAGGCAGCTCTGCAGGGACAGGATGTTGGGCAGCTGCACAGGGATCATCGTAGCTTCGCTGACGATGGCCTCCAGTGTGGAGAGCGGGTGCTTCTGCCTGCAGGCGCCAGAGGAAGAGGCTGCAGTTATAGCTGTAGCACAGGCTGCTTCTCTCAGGTCAAAGGGCCAGTCTCCCCGGCGCAGTGCTGCACGAGTGCCCCGGAGAGAGACGTCACCTGTGCTCCAGGCAGATCTGCGCCTTCTCCTCCCAGCGCTCGGCGATGGTgagcagctcctgcagctcggCCATGGCCGTCTCCACAGCGCTGCTCTGCGGCACGTTACAGCCAGCCTCCATCAGGTTACGCAGGACGCTCAGTGTGACTGACGCTGGCGCCTCGCCTCCCTGCCGGCCCAGGGCCCGCTGCACCTCCCCCAGCCAGTGACCCTGCTCCCGCAGGCCCCGCAGCAGCCCCAGGGCGGGGGGCTCGGCGGCCAGCCTCTCCCCATGCTCCAGCAAGGCCTGCAGCTGCTCCGAGGGGGGTGGGGCCCGGCTGCAGTCGCAGCTGTCCAGGAAGGCCTGGGACCGGCTCTGGAACTGCTCAACTGACAGGAGCAAGGCCTGGGAAAGCAAAGTGACCGAGACACAGACTCAGCGGGTCGGGGATCCTCAGTGACCTCGATCGAGGCCCTTTCTGCACACAGCAATGCTAACTTATCAAAGCCTGCTGAATCTGACATAGGCGGGGGCATCATTAGTGATAACCTGGGTGTTAATATCTAACATCCCCAGCCGATAAAGACAGGAATCAGGCCCAGTCCaggcattttttaaattactcGTTACCAGCTACTACAGCCCAACCCAAAGCCCAATTTATTTCATTTCCTGTGTCCGTCCCATTTAGATTAGTTGTGCAGACTGTAAGGTTCTGACACACGCTGCTGTAAGCCTGAGGCACATGGCTACAAACATACTATCAAGATGTCAGCCGTGCGGAAATTTTTTAAACTGGAAACTCAAAGTAATGGTACTTGACACTTATTGACCCCGGTGGGGAAGTACTCTTTACGCCTCCGTCAACTTGTTCTCTGTAGGTGAGCGCAAAGGGTTGTTTAATACAACGAGCTAATTAGGCACACAAGGAAGAATACGATGAAACTGCAAGTCTTACTCAGATGAAGAATGCAGAaccgtatgtgtgtgtgtgtgtgtatgcatgtaaaATATGGATTGGGACGTCCCTATAAATGTCACCGTTCGATTAGCTCATCAGGGAAGGAGAAATTACATTAAGTCGCCCTTACAGCTTTGACTGTGTTAATCCATACATTACATCATGATTTAAGCCTCCAGGACATTCCCATGAGGTCATACATAACCCAAATGAAAAGAACGTCACAAAGGCGGCGGCGCCCATGCCAAGCCCAGTGCCCAGTGACGGACATGCGGGGATTCGGTGACGTGTGGGCGGACTCACCTGCACCTGCTCCAGAGGGCtgaacaggcagggcaggccgCTCATCTTCTCCACCAGAGCCCTGAACTCGGCCAGGGTCATCCCCCTGTGTGCACACACGGTTAGCCCTGCGACCCGCACGCACTCACCGGAGACGGCCGCTCAGAGCCGGTTACCTGCCATGTGAGCTGCTCAGCAGCTCGGTGCTGACGCTCTCGCAGTGCTGAAAGTCACTCAACGCGACGTTTAGCCGCTGGAGAAGGTCGTTGTTGGGGAACTTCTTCTCAGCGGCTTCCATCTTCAGCGCTTCCAGCTCTTCCACGTCTGCTGGGGAAAAGGCAAAGAGCTTGAGAAAGGGACAAAAGGAAGGCATCGGCATCCAGCGTGTGAGCTCTCCCAGGGGCCTTTGATCCAAAGGCCTCTCGGAAACCCTGCAGCTCAACAAGTAAAGCATTACGCCAACAGCAGAAAGGTTGTGGGATCGAATCTCAGAAAGAGCACATGTACAGGCTGCTACCTATGAACCCATCTGTGTCCCTTTTCATGCTGTGTGCATTTTAAGTGTTACATTAATGAAGTGACACAAaaacagagaagaaaaaaagttGTGGCCCCCTCACCTTTTTTCGCGCCCCCCTCATTCTCCAGTGCCTCCTTCACTTTGTTCGCCCAGGAATCGAAGGATTCGGCTCGCACCTTGAGGCGGTGCAGCATGGACAGCAGCTCATCCAGAGTGTATCTGTACCTGCCAAGGCAGAGACAGCACCTTTATAACACGCCACCCTAcccccccccggcttgggcCAGGGACGCCAGCTCGGGTTCGACGGCCACTACCTGAGGTAGTGTTTGTTGGTGGGGCAGCCGCAGAGGTCCTGCGTGTGGTAGAGGCAGGTCAGGCGCTGGGGGCAGTTATAGCAGGCCAGAGCAGACAGGAAGCAGGTCGTCTTGCATTTGTCACACTGCCTCTCGTCGTCAGGGAGGAGCTCGAAGGCCTCGCGCTCTGCCTCCGTGATGCcctgtccacacacacacacacacacacacacacacacacaggtaatgTCAGCAAGCTTGTGTTACTGGCATAGAAAGCGGCGTGTAGCTGGACAGATGAGGCTGACTGCTGGCCCCTCCCAGCAGTGTCACCTCTCATGAATCCAGTGGctcccaaactggggggcatAGAGGTATTGCGGAGGGGCGCACCAATGGGATATcctcaggggcatgtgccaccctaaaataatcaCTTCACTccaattaatgggtatgatttagtgttgttttgtgctatagtataggctgaaaccggcggttatcattaaaaacaaaaggcggtaatcgtaagacaaactttaatttgtgtactccactgaatattaacaggaacgttaaatctgcattagcataatttcaaactcatgctggacttttatttttaattgattgctcttttttctcccacagtggtgaaattgaacgatttgtattttgtaattgcatttgtttcgctcaattagaaaagggagttgtatttcaaataaagtttgaatctgaacctgtgtagtttgaatgggggggggggggggctcaataatgttcctatctagagaaagtttgggaaccactgcattAATCCAAGCACACTTAAGAGCCGCTGTCTACCAGGAACGGCGTCACTTCTGAAGGGAGACATCCGCTCTGGTAGGAGTCCCTGGAGATGCAGCTTGTCTAAACACCGTCTGTCCCTCCCCAGCTGCATTACTCAGGCTAACCCCCACCTGCTATTGCGCAGTATCAAAGCCCAAGGGCAGTGgagggagaagagaaacccaaaGATCATCCTGGGTGGTACGGAGGGGACCTGCTTACCCTCCAGATTCCTGTGGTGTAAAGCAGAGCCTAGAAAGTGCAGCTGTGCCGCTTTCACTCTAACCTGCTGTGAGGCTTCAGTACAACCCGTTTTATTTTGATTCGCTCCATTTACAACAtctatatataaacatttttagttGTTAAAATGGTGTGCAGAACAGGTCCCAGGTACCTTATTACGTAATTAACAAAATCATTATGATACTAAATGTAACAGCAGGTACAAAATAAAGTCTTTCAATATGGTGTGTGCACATTATAAGCTTTTAAACTAGGAACCTGGAGAGCAACTATTACAAACAATGGCTAAGAATTATGTATTCATATAACCTCCGTCTAACCCacgctttatttttttttaggtgCAGACAGATGAGTTTCAGTAAAATGTCATAATATGCAGAACAGTGTAATGAAAATTACTGGGgctatgggg
Encoded here:
- the LOC111847775 gene encoding lysine-specific demethylase 5C-like isoform X10, which codes for MLLEMDGEDFVPPPECPVFEPSWEEFADPMGYIAKIRPIAEKSGICKIRPPPDWQPPFAVEVDNFHFTPRIQRLNELEAETRVKLNYLDRIAKFWEIQSSSLKIPNIERRILDLFSLSKIVADEGGFESVCKERRWARVAQKLGYPPGKNIGSLLRSHYERIIYPFEVFQSGAILPMKQCKPRPYDSEEVDKEYKPHSIPLRQSVQPSKTSSYGRRANRLQPDPEPTEEDIEKNPELKKLQIYGAGPKMMGLGLMARDKGNRRKDELPQTVIVRDSVVVKDEPGEDRGEGKMPLAPTDRTVKGEPGDNYSDDGDREEPCTKMTMRLRRNMSNAQFVDSFVCRMCGRGDEDEKLLLCDGCDDNYHTFCLLPPLSEPPKGDWRCPKCVAEECKRPAEAFGFEQATREYTLQSFGEMADTFKADYFNMPVHMVPTELVEREFWRLVSSIEEDVTVEYGADIHSKEFGSGFPMNNGRRQLTVEEQEYARSGWNLNVMPVLEQSVLCHINADISGMKVPWLYVGMVFSAFCWHIEDHWSYSINYLHWGEPKTWYGVPGSAAESLEEVMKKITPELFEFQPDLLHQLVTIMNPNILMAHGVPVVRTNQCAGEFVITFPRAYHAGFNQGYNFAEAVNFCTADWLPAGRSCIEHYRRLRRYCVFSHEELACKMAACAERLDLNLAAATHREIFSIVQEERQLRKKLLERGITEAEREAFELLPDDERQCDKCKTTCFLSALACYNCPQRLTCLYHTQDLCGCPTNKHYLRYRYTLDELLSMLHRLKVRAESFDSWANKVKEALENEGGAKKDVEELEALKMEAAEKKFPNNDLLQRLNVALSDFQHCESVSTELLSSSHGRGMTLAEFRALVEKMSGLPCLFSPLEQVQALLLSVEQFQSRSQAFLDSCDCSRAPPPSEQLQALLEHGERLAAEPPALGLLRGLREQGHWLGEVQRALGRQGGEAPASVTLSVLRNLMEAGCNVPQSSAVETAMAELQELLTIAERWEEKAQICLEHRQKHPLSTLEAIVSEATMIPVQLPNILSLQSCLSRARAWVTDLEEIQNGEHYPCLDDLEGLVAIGRDLPVQMEELRQLELQVASAHSWREKASKTFLKKNSQQSLLEVLCPCVDRKRQRRDGRVSKADSDSLGLTAQDLRDPAAIVSAFKEGERREKEAVQRLQEVNLAKPGLTNGDSEAWWRGRQGSVEQDACSPLADSRKDKAVIDLTETPEQPPPPDAPEVCVCGQPPRPPILRCHLCQDWFHGGCVPFPSLSLPANSLCWWDWDTRFLCPLCQRSRRPRLETILALLVALQKLPVRLPEGEALQCLTERAIGWQGRARQALDSPELRAALQTLRALQETLRGMGDCGGGGGAKDDVIVLSDSDGAEKGDREDGVIDLTEDDDPRRKGVRGSCFIFPFLSGCDGVSGCFHGLFSLQAECENGHSRKGGTNGVKGTESLLALLPCLRGPVIELSSDTRIQLEALQLEGDMLEVTLDQTQVIHRLLQAASEPPRHTLRSLILIRLQEQGGAGRAGRAKDSKRKRKSQRGEGEAEQTTTPQDVSESKKTRPLKPELPQTLSQTL
- the LOC111847775 gene encoding lysine-specific demethylase 5C-like isoform X2, producing the protein MLLEMDGEDFVPPPECPVFEPSWEEFADPMGYIAKIRPIAEKSGICKIRPPPDWQPPFAVEVDNFHFTPRIQRLNELEAETRVKLNYLDRIAKFWEIQSSSLKIPNIERRILDLFSLSKIVADEGGFESVCKERRWARVAQKLGYPPGKNIGSLLRSHYERIIYPFEVFQSGAILPMKQCKPRPYDSEEVDKEYKPHSIPLRQSVQPSKTSSYGRRANRLQPDGPDDLSSHTLSDGSRHTSPEPTEEDIEKNPELKKLQIYGAGPKMMGLGLMARDKGNRRKDELPQTVIVRDSVVVKDEPGEDRGEGKMPLAPTDRTVKGEPGDNYSDDGDREEPCTKMTMRLRRNMSNAQFVDSFVCRMCGRGDEDEKLLLCDGCDDNYHTFCLLPPLSEPPKGDWRCPKCVAEECKRPAEAFGFEQATREYTLQSFGEMADTFKADYFNMPVHMVPTELVEREFWRLVSSIEEDVTVEYGADIHSKEFGSGFPMNNGRRQLTVEEQEYARSGWNLNVMPVLEQSVLCHINADISGMKVPWLYVGMVFSAFCWHIEDHWSYSINYLHWGEPKTWYGVPGSAAESLEEVMKKITPELFEFQPDLLHQLVTIMNPNILMAHGVPVVRTNQCAGEFVITFPRAYHAGFNQGYNFAEAVNFCTADWLPAGRSCIEHYRRLRRYCVFSHEELACKMAACAERLDLNLAAATHREIFSIVQEERQLRKKLLERGITEAEREAFELLPDDERQCDKCKTTCFLSALACYNCPQRLTCLYHTQDLCGCPTNKHYLRYRYTLDELLSMLHRLKVRAESFDSWANKVKEALENEGGAKKDVEELEALKMEAAEKKFPNNDLLQRLNVALSDFQHCESVSTELLSSSHGRGMTLAEFRALVEKMSGLPCLFSPLEQVQALLLSVEQFQSRSQAFLDSCDCSRAPPPSEQLQALLEHGERLAAEPPALGLLRGLREQGHWLGEVQRALGRQGGEAPASVTLSVLRNLMEAGCNVPQSSAVETAMAELQELLTIAERWEEKAQICLEHRQKHPLSTLEAIVSEATMIPVQLPNILSLQSCLSRARAWVTDLEEIQNGEHYPCLDDLEGLVAIGRDLPVQMEELRQLELQVASAHSWREKASKTFLKKNSQQSLLEVLCPCVDRKRQRRDGRVSKADSDSLGLTAQDLRDPAAIVSAFKEGERREKEAVQRLQEVNLAKPGLTNGDSEAWWRGRQGSVEQDACSPLADSRKDKAVIDLTETPEQPPPPDAPEVCVCGQPPRPPILRCHLCQDWFHGGCVPFPSLSLPANSLCWWDWDTRFLCPLCQRSRRPRLETILALLVALQKLPVRLPEGEALQCLTERAIGWQGRARQALDSPELRAALQTLRALQETLRGMGDCGGGGGAKDDVIVLSDSDGAEKGDREDGVIDLTEDDDPRRKGVRGSCFIFPFLSGCDGVSGCFHGLFSLQAECENGHSRKGGTNGVKGTESLLALLPCLRGPVIELSSDTRIQLEALQLEGDMLEVTLDQTQVIHRLLQAASEPPRHTLRSLILIRLQEQGGAGRAGRAKDSKRKRKSQRGEGEAEQTTTPQDVSESKKTRPLKPELPQTLSQTL
- the LOC111847775 gene encoding lysine-specific demethylase 5C-like isoform X8; this encodes MLLEMDGEDFVPPPECPVFEPSWEEFADPMGYIAKIRPIAEKSGICKIRPPPDWQPPFAVEVDNFHFTPRIQRLNELEAETRVKLNYLDRIAKFWEIQSSSLKIPNIERRILDLFSLSKIVADEGGFESVCKERRWARVAQKLGYPPGKNIGSLLRSHYERIIYPFEVFQSGAILPMKCKPRPYDSEEVDKEYKPHSIPLRQSVQPSKTSSYGRRANRLQPDPEPTEEDIEKNPELKKLQIYGAGPKMMGLGLMARDKGNRRKDELPQTVIVRDSVVVKDEPGEDRGEGKMPLAPTDRTVKGEPGDNYSDDGDREEPCTKMTMRLRRNMSNAQFVDSFVCRMCGRGDEDEKLLLCDGCDDNYHTFCLLPPLSEPPKGDWRCPKCVAEECKRPAEAFGFEQATREYTLQSFGEMADTFKADYFNMPVHMVPTELVEREFWRLVSSIEEDVTVEYGADIHSKEFGSGFPMNNGRRQLTVEEQEYARSGWNLNVMPVLEQSVLCHINADISGMKVPWLYVGMVFSAFCWHIEDHWSYSINYLHWGEPKTWYGVPGSAAESLEEVMKKITPELFEFQPDLLHQLVTIMNPNILMAHGVPVVRTNQCAGEFVITFPRAYHAGFNQGYNFAEAVNFCTADWLPAGRSCIEHYRRLRRYCVFSHEELACKMAACAERLDLNLAAATHREIFSIVQEERQLRKKLLERGITEAEREAFELLPDDERQCDKCKTTCFLSALACYNCPQRLTCLYHTQDLCGCPTNKHYLRYRYTLDELLSMLHRLKVRAESFDSWANKVKEALENEGGAKKDVEELEALKMEAAEKKFPNNDLLQRLNVALSDFQHCESVSTELLSSSHGRGMTLAEFRALVEKMSGLPCLFSPLEQVQALLLSVEQFQSRSQAFLDSCDCSRAPPPSEQLQALLEHGERLAAEPPALGLLRGLREQGHWLGEVQRALGRQGGEAPASVTLSVLRNLMEAGCNVPQSSAVETAMAELQELLTIAERWEEKAQICLEHRQKHPLSTLEAIVSEATMIPVQLPNILSLQSCLSRARAWVTDLEEIQNGEHYPCLDDLEGLVAIGRDLPVQMEELRQLELQVASAHSWREKASKTFLKKNSQQSLLEVLCPCVDRKRQRRDGRVSKADSDSLGLTAQDLRDPAAIVSAFKEGERREKEAVQRLQEVNLAKPGLTNGDSEAWWRGRQGSVEQDACSPLADSRKDKAVIDLTETPEQPPPPDAPEVCVCGQPPRPPILRCHLCQDWFHGGCVPFPSLSLPANSLCWWDWDTRFLCPLCQRSRRPRLETILALLVALQKLPVRLPEGEALQCLTERAIGWQGRARQALDSPELRAALQTLRALQETLRGMGDCGGGGGAKDDVIVLSDSDGAEKGDREDGVIDLTEDDDPRRKGVRGSCFIFPFLSGCDGVSGCFHGLFSLQAECENGHSRKGGTNGVKGTESLLALLPCLRGPVIELSSDTRIQLEALQLEGDMLEVTLDQTQVIHRLLQAASEPPRHTLRSLILIRLQEQGGAGRAGRAKDSKRKRKSQRGEGEAEQTTTPQDVSESKKTRPLKPELPQTLSQTL